ttcACACTCGTCGCCGTCATTTCCCAGCTGCACATCTCGAGGCAGATTATCAATGAGTTCGTACAGGGTGAAGATGCTGAAGCAGATTTCATCGTAGGCTGTTTTAGTACCACACTCGAACAGGCAGGCGAAGGCCACGGCGGGTGGTGCCCCAGGTGAGGGAGGCAGCTCCAGATAGGCCAGGTCAGAGTAGGCGCTGGGGCCCTCGTAGATCACCCAGGGGCCACGCCAGCTGTCTGGGTCACGGGGAAATAAGCTGAGGAATACGCCCAGATCCCTGCGTGCAGTTGTCCATGTTGGGTGGGAGTACACTACCCAGGTGGGGGTGAGGAAATCTGGAGGGGCACTGTGATTGGGTGACAAAGGGCTGGTGGAAGCAGAAGTGATGtttggagagggagaggtggtgTGATTAGAGTGAGTCATGCAGGACGTCCTGTGTCTGGAGCGGTGTATAGGTTGGTGTAAGTGATGGTTAAGACTTTGGCATAGATGTAATGGGGCAGGAAATCCAACAGTGCTACCATGACAACCATTTCGAGGCTCCACCAGCCGCTGCACCAGCTGCCCCTCCTGAAACACAGCTCCATCATCCAGACTGAGGGCCTGCACCCTGTAGCCGAGAGGGCTGCGGGCATTGCAGTACAACACATTAGTCCCATCCTCTTCATCCACAGACACCATCTGACACTCCACACTCTCTGGGCCCGGCACCGCCTCCCCGAATCGCCAAGTTCTCCCATGGGTGTCACTGTGAAAGCAGAAGGCGTGGGGAATGGTCTGGCAGAGGTGTCCGAAGCACTCTTTGCACTCGATGTGGTAAGCGTAGGCGGGAATGAGCAGGCGACCTGACTTCAGCTGGATACCATGGCCCGGACCGAGAGCGAAGGTGGCCCATTCTTcaaggagggaagaaaaagggaGATACAAAAATTTAGTGGCACATTCACATGATACACATGAATGGCACTGATTAactcaacagaaaaacagcatcgATACAGGATACTTAACTTTACCAGGTTTAGTTATCACATAATATTATAGAAGTATGAAGGCGTAAAGCTGTTCAGAAATTCATAGATAAAAAATTaggaaaaaattcaaatgaattttGTGTGGaaggattttgtttgttttgttttgtaaacatCTGGCGACCCCTTAGATTCATCTTGTGAGTGTCCGTGGATGGATTAAAGAACAGTCCTACCAGGCACAAGCCTGGGGGCCCGAGAGATCAGGCAGCTACAAAGAGACGACAAACGACACACCTGTGACTCCAACTGTCATTTGTGTCTCTTACAGTCTGGGGGTCCCATATAGGAAGGGCTGGGTGCCCATTCTCTCATAATCCGTGTTATGACTCCTATGTTTAGGACTCCCAGGATAGCATAAGCATGAAGGGGTATTTTCAGGTTTACAGTACTCACTCAAATTATATCTGGGTGTAATATCTTAATCAAAAAGTGTCACAATTTCACATCCTGGTGCTCTGATTTTCATCTTAATAAGACTGTTTTCTAAGTCTCAGTGGAAACTCAGTAACACAGTGGAAGTGTGTTTTAGGTTGGATTTTCCCTTTATGAATTCTCTGACCTTTAATAGTGTCTCCTATGACTCTCTTAGTAAGATCGGTGACAGCAGTCCAGGTGTCTCCGTCGTCTGTGCTGCAGATGTAGCAGAGTCGGGTCACGTTCTTGCCCGTCACCAGCTGATAGGACTCCGAGGTGTGGCCCAGAACAGCGATGAAGAACAAGAAGAGGGTGCCTGTGAACTCGTCATACACCGGGCACGGGTTCATGGACCGGTGGCCTGTCAGGAAAGCAGTGCCCAGGACACGCATGTCCTCCCACTGGAGCAGCACAAGGGAGAAGGAACGGAGATTAGAAAGGAAGACATAGTAGATAGCAGTAGAACAGATACAATGAAATGATTTAGGAATGAatagaaagagacaaacaaaaaacaaagctacGAGCAAGACTTGGCTGTTccacccaaattacaaaacatgTATTTACACATAACTCAAGGTCCCTTCACTGGCTTTTTATTTAGTCTGTCTCCTGAGTATCTGAAGGTCAAGACTGTAACCTTTGCAACATGACTGTGCTTTGGTATTATAAGCTAACATGTGTTCCACTATAAGCCCCCAAAAAAGCTGGTTACTCTAATTGACCTGCTCTGTGAATATGTACTTGTTTGACACCTTTTAGGTCAGAAATTTAAATGTTGAGCTGTACATTTCAAAGGTACTCCTTCATAGTTGAACTAGATTTTTAAACaagcacttttacttttaattaattacaataACGAGTACATGTCTTCAATCTACAGGGCTCTACGGCCGTCAGACCCAGTGAACAACACTGACCTCTACATAGTTTCTGTAGAACGTGCCTTTCCTCATGACCAGCAGGTGAGCCTGGGAGTCAGATGGGCTGAGTCTCTCCTCACAGAAGGCCAGAAAGGACCTGGAGTGTGACAAGTAGAGCAGTGCTGGGACTCTGTACGTCACTCCGTTTGGCTCTTTATGAAAAAGCACCGACCTCGCTGGGAAATAGGGTGACCTCATTCTCTCTGGTGTGTGAATATTTCTGGGTACCTCCAAGTCCTCTGAAAAGAAAAGTCAGGATCAGAACTACCTTTATTGGATTAAAGGATTATCTTAAAGGACAGGTTCGCAATTCTTCAATCCTGTCTTGAAACAATAAGCGGGTGTTCATATGAGGAAGCCAACTGAGTCTTCATCTCACTAAACAGTGTCTGGAAAAAGTCCAATTTCAGACTAAGCTAGTTCATCTGTTACTAATGTCAATTCTGTTTGCCATCTCAACCATTGCAGCAATGTTAATGCACTTCTTCCCCCTGATACTGGAGACCCTGTTCAAGCTGTTGAACATCAGATTCATTAGGATAAAACAAGGAAATTTCTAGTTGAGttccatatttaaaaaaaatttaagctTCACTTATTACATCTTTAATTTAAGCACAATTTGAATCTAACTCTACAAAAGATGCCACTTACCTCATACATCAGACATTACAACTCTAACAAGCCGGATTTAAAGGCTGAATAAAGAAATGCATCTGGGAGGAGTTGTATAACTGACAAGAAGCCTGGTTTTAAATAGAGCACAAACTGTCAGAACTACTCACAAATTCCCTCTTATATGTTTTAGCAACTTCAGCATCACAATAAATTAGCACAGAGCAAGAGGAACTTCTCACTATAACGACATTATGAAGAGGAAATTGTGCACAGGTTATGAACAGAAAAAGGCAAATACTTACACTCGCTATGCTCtgtgaactgctgctgctttgtggggatatactgtatgtgtcagcaCTTGAATGTTGGGTTGacagtgtaatgtgtgtgttggggggggggggggggggggtgtagttggtttgtgtgtgttttcgggTGAGGGTCTGAAAACGATGGCCTCTCCTCTCCGTCCCCTATTCAGTGCAGCAGCATGGCATGCTGCTCACTGACCCAGAAATGGACCGCACTCATCAGATCTACAGCTTTGGATGAATCAGCGCAGAGCAGCCATTGTGGAAATGAAGGCCGAGTGGGGCCATGCTGAACAATGATTTGatgctctgcctcctctgtgtcctctgtggttttccttttcattttctgcagaaTGTGTAGGAACTGATACTGTGTTGCTTTCAGTGTAAAGCACACTACTTCTGCAGCTCGCTTCTATTTCActatttatttgttcatatacTGCAAGACAATCATTTTGAGTTACCAGGTTGTAGAAAATCCTCCTTCAGCATTgcacttttgtctttttggcTCTTGAATTCATTAGGGAAACCCCTCCAATGGACTGCTGGATAACTTACTCTCTTGAaaagcaactattttgatcatttaatgGTTTTGAGTCGTTCTTTAAGAAAATACATATGCCAATATTTTTAACATCTCAAAGGTGAATAGTAGTTGTAATAGTAGACTcaatatattaacatttataattgTAAGTGACTAACAAACTTTTACTAATGGCTCATTAGAAATTGAGAAACTCCACCATTTGATGTCATACTGCAAAGCCACATTATtaccaaaacattttatttaaacagggcACACCCATGCAAGATATTAGTATTTAAAGTACAGaatgcaaaaatatcaaatgttaATAAAGCAGTTTATAAGTGGATGTGCTGTGGCTGCTttctataaaataaacaaacaaggtCTCCCTAATGAATTAAAGAGCATTTTGTAAACCCATTATGAATGGTGATCAGAAGGTGATGCAGGTGAAGGTGAAGAGGTTCCTAATCTGTGAACACAAATTATATATGGATGTATGGaagtatgtgtttatgtgtatattctgtatttctgtttcacGACTTCTGAGCGGATCAGTATTGTTGTAGAGATATATCACACGGAGCATAGTAAATCAGTGAAATTAAAGGTTTAAAAGAGAGTAAAACACGGGAATATCAGTTTTGCCCATTTGCCAAATAGAGAGTAAAACAATACCCTGAACTAACCTTCCAGGCAGCAGTTCGCGCCAACTTTGTACAAAAAGGGAACAACCTTTTACCAGTTAAGTATTTCAagttttacacattaaaatatacaaTGGAGCTGTATCAAtagttcagaaaataaaaatgagctATTTGACGCGACAATTTTTATGGCTGCCATGACCACTGCCTGAAAGGCAGTACTCAGGGCCCAGTGTTTACCTCCCTGTTGTGACATAATCAAATAGCGACTCAGTCGCACATGGCAGCCTGGAGTTTTGACTGCACTCGCTAAGGTACTGTAATTCTCTAGTCCTGGCGTTATCGACAATGTCACAGCACCGTCATGTCATAGATTATTGTAATCTGCACATTgacaacaacatgtttgttaCTGCAGCCAGACCTTCAGCTGAACATGAAGTTCATATTAGATTTTAGGCTAACGAGTCAGCAGAGCCAGAGCACATACTATTTGGTTTAATCTGGTTTCAtatctgttttcttcttaaaaTACAAACTCCTGGATACTTGGTAATTAAAACGTAACCAAACTGAGTGCTCCTCTCTTTGTATGCGAGTCAGTTTCCATTAAAAGACGCAGAAACCATCAGAAAACCACACATTAAAGCACTTTTgttaaacatttatatatattttaacttgTCTTGCTGCCAGAAGTTGTTCtctaaagaaaaacatgatttatggTTATACATGTTGCTGTCCTTACTTTGTCAGTCAGTCTGACTAGCCAAGTATGACCTACATTACTCTTTGTAATCtaattggttggtttgtagTCATATTCTAATTGATTAGTTGTGGTCatattctgattggttagtttaCTTGTAATTGTATTCTGATTCATTGGTTGGTTTGTAGTGCTATTCAGATCAGTTGATATGTAGCCGTATTCTGATTAGTTGATTTACAGctctattctgattggttggtggGTAGTgctattctgattggttgatttgtagCTCTATTCCGATTGGTTTGTAGCCCttttttgattgattggttggtttgtagctAGTGAGACATAATGAACCAGAACAGGGTGTAGGCATTATTTTTGCGGGTTCATCAGTCCCATCCTCGTGAATGCAGTATTGTAGTAAAgacttgagggaatttcttcaaacttgacacaaatgttcacttggactcgaagataaactgattagattttggtggtcaaaggtcaaggtcactgtgactgcaCAAAACATGTTCTTAACCTTAACCTTAAGAATTCACACAGCAAATAtgacaatatttcacaaaaatggttaatattttatatagttctggataaacagggataaaacctgaaactagtctgagtggcggagacATACAACCGCTaagaggtgattctagtttctcTAGTAATAAGTTATTGATATGTTTTGCAGGGTCACCATGGCCAGGCAGTGGTCTGAGGGCCACTCCACATCCATCCTGTGTGTTGGAGCTTCTCTGGGCCCTGAGAGTCTCCTCGCTTCAGGCTCTGAGGGTGGAGAGGTGACGGTTTGGAGCCAAGAAGGAACCATCATAGGCAGACTCACCCTTCCCGGGGAAGAGGACAGCacaagtgttgtgttttcacctgcAGCTCCGGGCCACCTATATGTGTCACATGGAGACACAGTAAGTGTACTCGACCCCAGGAACCTGAAGGGACCCATGGAGGAGTTTCAGggtgcaggagaggaggagatcaaTGCTTTAGCATTGAATGAGACAGGTTCAGCCCTGGCAGTGGCTGATGACTCTGGGGCAGTGCGGGTGCTGGAGCTTCCTGGGGGAAAAGTATGTAggactcttcacagacacactaaCATCTGCTCCTCTGTGGCTTTCAGGCCTCACAGACCCAACAACCTggtgtctgctggactggatatgcaggtgagagagaggagacataaGACCGTTCACCgtatgtatgttttttcatATCATCCGAGACTAAATTTGATGGCATTTCTCTCTAATTTGTTTGACCTTTTCTTGCTTCAGGTGATGCTGTGGGGTCTGCAGAAGACTCGCCCGCTTTGGACACTGAATCTTCAGGATGTAGCAGAGGATGAAGGTGACCATCAGCAGCGCCCTGGTCAGCTTTTCAACCCGCCACTagctcactgtgtttctgtggcgAGTTGTGGAAACATTTTGGGTTGTGCAGCAGAAGACGGGCGGGTGCATCTGATGCGGATTGGCACTGGTTCTAAACTGGAACAGCAGGGAGCAGTCAAAGCCCACAGTCAGGGAGCCTCACAAGCCCACTTTGTTAGTTTCCTTTCCCACCCATACTGGCTTGTCACCGGGGGGAATGACGGCCAGGTCGCCTTGTGGGACCTCAGTAAGCACCCAGTGGTGGCTCCAGACGCAAAAGCCAAAACCAGAGTGACAGCAGCTCCACGCAGGAAGGGCAAGGGCAAGACGAAGAGGAAAGAACAATCCCAGGATAATGCAAAGACCCCACAAAAGgatgaaggagagaaggaagaagctGAAGTGGAgggtgaagctgcagcagcagcagctgtagctgcagAGGACGTGACGGAGGAGAAGTCTGGACCCAAACTGAGCATCAGTCATGGGGACAAGGTGAACTGGCTGTGCCCTGCTGTGCTGAAAGGAGAACACTGTGTGGTAGTAGCTGATCAGAGCTGTAGTCTGACTGTCTACCCTCTGTCTCAACTATAGTCACTTCACTGTCTGCTCttaaaatcttttgttttggtCATAGGAGACCCTTAGTTTGACTTTctttacttttagttttattgcatttttaaaaattcttcAGAGAATACaatcctgtgtttgtttctgtaagGAACTGGCAGCATAACCCATTTTTTCAATaagatttgtttttgcatgtacGGCCCCTGGACGTTTGGTCTAAACAGCATGTCTTCTTACTGTGACATCTGATCTTACGTAGATCTTTACAGCAGCAATCAAGCCTCACATAAAGGGATTTCTATGAGCTTTCACACAATATTTAACAAACTaaatgtgtaattgtttttggaGGTTTCATTTAATGCAGGCTTCACTAATTGGATTTGGCTAAGTTGGCTTTGGTTTAGTGTCTGTGTTGTCctattaaaaaaatgtcctcTGAAATATATTTTGCTCTGGCATTggattaattacatttttgtacatGTTACGTCTGTGATACTACCACATTAGACAACAGAAATGAGCATTTCATGTCTAAGTGAGTCCGCTGCTCTTTTATAGATAAATACATCTCAATCCAAACCAGGTGCCAGACAGAAAGCAAAGCATTGAGTAAACTGAAAGCTCTTTCCAAAGATGTTTGAAAACAGTTTACAGCACAGATTACACAGCCACACTTCTTAATTGCTTAATAAAGTCCTGTGATCTGTCACATGATGTCGGCCTCTGGGGTACAGTGgtacagtttttaaaatgaatgtaaagcAGCATCTTGGGAACTGACGCCCTACTAACCCCACTATAATTATGTTATTAGGCAATTTTTTGTCTGTACATGTCAATGATTAAATCCTTTTTGCTGCCTGTGGATCATTACAGGATGAACACACGTTTAACTGTTTAATTTCCTCCCACTCTGATCTATGTGACCATTTCTTTTACACTACCACACTGTATAGTGTTttctgctgaaaacaaaacCCTTTCTCCTTATACTCTCTGGACCTCATTTGAATCGCCATCAGGCATCAGACATTTCACAtcgtcagtttttttttcttttttaaataagccACAATTACAAACAACATTTCATTCTTGTATGACTACAATAAATTCATACATTCATTGCAAATGCACTGTATTCACACAATATTTCCACTCAATCAAACCGTCATTCTGCAAACAAGCAAAACACTTTTCTATAAGAATACCAGAAAAAAGGCACAACGCTGACTGTgaagtgaatgaataaatgcaaTTCACACCTGTTTTCATAGGGCAGCACACAGGTCAGACTAGttgagaaacattttaaataaaaatggtgaAATAACCTATGatactttttctttaaattgcaATTATAAACAACACATGAAGTTTCCCAAATTTCTTAAAGCTAAATATTTTCTAATCGAGCAAATAAAGCAATTCAAGGTGGTGATGTTCACAGTAAGACGGACACTGAAGAAGCGCATGATCATTTCTCAACACTAGAGCAACCTGACAAACAGCTTTCAGTCTTTTTGGAGTTTTTTCATTGAATATGTCTCAAATGCTCTTCTACCTTCAATGTCATTGTATGTTTTACATTGACAGTCAGAACAGATAGGACCGTGTCGGACTGGTTACTCCTGTCAAGTAGATACTCCACCGAGATGCATTTGTCATCCCTCCTTTGATTACTGAAGAGACAGTGGACGTTGAGGTGATCTGATCCAAGGTCTGTGCCTTTTAGGATGCTGAGTTGGCCATTTTACAGTTTAGCCAAGCTGCTCTCCAAGTTCTCGATGTCTGCACTTCCATCTTCACCTTTGCTACCACGGGCGCTGCACTCCAGGAACTCCACCTTCATGGGCAGTTGGCTGAACTCAAAGTCCTTGCCTTTCTTCCCCAGATACAGACTGCCACCGACAGAGCCATCCTGAGAGCTGAGGGCTGCTGAGCGAGTCACTCGTAAGGTGTTCCTgtgaaaaaagatttaaaaaaataattggacTCAGATGGTCTGCCAAAACAATGGGTAACAGATAAAAGATCAATCACCAGCATAACAACTGAAATGATAACAATTAAACAGGACATGATTATTACAATACAACATGTGTGGAAGTTTTGCATCATACTGAAATTTGCCTAAAATGTAACTGTAATACAATCTGAACATGTATATCGTGACTGAATGGTGATGGTCCAAAAGTACAGTATGTTGATAAGTATCCGATAAAAGAGCTAATTTTTACTTACAATTCCTTTTCCAGTTGCTGCTGAATTAGTTTAGCTGATTTTGCCATGGTGATATCTAAAGAATGAAGACATCAGTAAATAGATGAGCAAATAAGCAGTTTTAgggaaagacaaacaaaggTGACTGAAATGAATTTTTGATGGTAGAAGAGCTTTTTCACCTTGTTTGTTACATGTCATCAGGAGAGCTGGAGCATTTCTGGAGATCACAGTGTCCGTCAACAAGACATACAAGAATTCTGCCACATCTCTCACTTCCTTCTGGAAGATAGCGCTGTCCACTACAAACACGATCGCTCTGAAGAGATGGATGAgaagataaaaatatatgtacTTGAGCCGCAACAGTTAATCAACAGAGACACGATTAATCAGCTACTTCAATAATTGttaaattgtagtttttaatcaaaaatacCAAATGTTTGATGGCTCTAGGTTCTCAAATGTAAGAAGTTACAGCCTTTCTGTGCCTTACATTAAATATTATTGAGTTTTGAACTGATACTCTGACACTAGGAATCCGTGATGGACGATCTCACTGTTTTCTaatgtttcataaaaaataggtagattgattgataatgaaaacaacttaGTACCAGCCTTGATATAGAAATATCTATCAGGTACTGGTAACTTTACCCCACTAGAAATGAGCATCTATTATTCAGGCAGGTTGTCCTGTTCTCACCTGGCTGCAGACTTGAACTTCTCCAGGTACTGTGGACGAAGACTGTCATGTCCTGGCAGGTCTATCAGAGTCCAGGTGCTGCCCTGAATACAAGAGGGAGAGGGGACAACTGTAAACCACGTTCATCATGGCAGGATGATATGCAAACGTAGACTCACCCTGTCGTTTTTGGCTTTGTACGGAGCACTGCTGTCAGTAATGGAGGTCTGTGTCCGCTTGAACTTTCCTGACAGCAGCTGCAAATACATTAAATGCACAGTCACTAACAACGCAGGTTAATCACGCATCAGAGATGAGAGTCCTGTGACAGACAACGTGGCGACTTCATTTCAGTTGCACCCACTCACCCGGCTAAAGAGAAGCGTTTTCCCGGAGTCACACAGTCCAACCAGCAGCACGGCGCTCTGG
The Seriola aureovittata isolate HTS-2021-v1 ecotype China chromosome 4, ASM2101889v1, whole genome shotgun sequence genome window above contains:
- the neu4 gene encoding sialidase-4 — its product is MRSPYFPARSVLFHKEPNGVTYRVPALLYLSHSRSFLAFCEERLSPSDSQAHLLVMRKGTFYRNYVEWEDMRVLGTAFLTGHRSMNPCPVYDEFTGTLFLFFIAVLGHTSESYQLVTGKNVTRLCYICSTDDGDTWTAVTDLTKRVIGDTIKEWATFALGPGHGIQLKSGRLLIPAYAYHIECKECFGHLCQTIPHAFCFHSDTHGRTWRFGEAVPGPESVECQMVSVDEEDGTNVLYCNARSPLGYRVQALSLDDGAVFQEGQLVQRLVEPRNGCHGSTVGFPAPLHLCQSLNHHLHQPIHRSRHRTSCMTHSNHTTSPSPNITSASTSPLSPNHSAPPDFLTPTWVVYSHPTWTTARRDLGVFLSLFPRDPDSWRGPWVIYEGPSAYSDLAYLELPPSPGAPPAVAFACLFECGTKTAYDEICFSIFTLYELIDNLPRDVQLGNDGDECERQQRQESDAGRCSGHDAQRTPILQQVPHVKKRRKKSKLTEMCSVS
- the wdr53 gene encoding WD repeat-containing protein 53 isoform X1, with amino-acid sequence MARQWSEGHSTSILCVGASLGPESLLASGSEGGEVTVWSQEGTIIGRLTLPGEEDSTSVVFSPAAPGHLYVSHGDTVSVLDPRNLKGPMEEFQGAGEEEINALALNETGSALAVADDSGAVRVLELPGGKVCRTLHRHTNICSSVAFRPHRPNNLVSAGLDMQVMLWGLQKTRPLWTLNLQDVAEDEGDHQQRPGQLFNPPLAHCVSVASCGNILGCAAEDGRVHLMRIGTGSKLEQQGAVKAHSQGASQAHFVSFLSHPYWLVTGGNDGQVALWDLSKHPVVAPDAKAKTRVTAAPRRKGKGKTKRKEQSQDNAKTPQKDEGEKEEAEVEGEAAAAAAVAAEDVTEEKSGPKLSISHGDKVNWLCPAVLKGEHCVVVADQSCSLTVYPLSQL
- the wdr53 gene encoding WD repeat-containing protein 53 isoform X2 is translated as MCHMETQPHRPNNLVSAGLDMQVMLWGLQKTRPLWTLNLQDVAEDEGDHQQRPGQLFNPPLAHCVSVASCGNILGCAAEDGRVHLMRIGTGSKLEQQGAVKAHSQGASQAHFVSFLSHPYWLVTGGNDGQVALWDLSKHPVVAPDAKAKTRVTAAPRRKGKGKTKRKEQSQDNAKTPQKDEGEKEEAEVEGEAAAAAAVAAEDVTEEKSGPKLSISHGDKVNWLCPAVLKGEHCVVVADQSCSLTVYPLSQL
- the srprb gene encoding signal recognition particle receptor subunit beta, which translates into the protein MEADSTGGNMGDKAEVEMAENPFEPYIESIRQQLEDQDPVFLIGVIVALAAVVITCVFLKYFLSSKTVQSAVLLVGLCDSGKTLLFSRLLSGKFKRTQTSITDSSAPYKAKNDRGSTWTLIDLPGHDSLRPQYLEKFKSAARAIVFVVDSAIFQKEVRDVAEFLYVLLTDTVISRNAPALLMTCNKQDITMAKSAKLIQQQLEKELNTLRVTRSAALSSQDGSVGGSLYLGKKGKDFEFSQLPMKVEFLECSARGSKGEDGSADIENLESSLAKL